One genomic region from Phycodurus eques isolate BA_2022a chromosome 16, UOR_Pequ_1.1, whole genome shotgun sequence encodes:
- the nup85 gene encoding nuclear pore complex protein Nup85 isoform X1: MEEVDVDPTITIIPTSSHVKHLGFAWGPGDILVYETLYKPSGASGSSKTFVHEVRKDEDIYSPILRKLFNESHHIFVGLQTIREEIPSNKKKSQFVSISKNYRSVIRACIEELQQVAVNTKDSAVCTQYGNQVSILLAIELIWNLCEVLFIDAAGSLLLHLLDWVRLHKGEVDEKAAHMLQSESPAEHRDYWDVVVSYVLQGRLEEVRQLLAKQATLQPAAKNIFKLMDNLLSKMPFYNPGGAQTPTEFDVKWRHWHGEVDCCVQDNSFASNPHLEVICKILVGDEDTMLAHKELLGTWYHFLVTRLLYCHPTVKSTELHFYAQSCMTMFVDPRSVPEALDSILLAAFEFDIHQVIKDCSIALNNWWFVAHLTDLLDHCQLLQSHNLHFGSNLREFLLLEYASGLFTHHSLWQLAVDYFDHCQEFGRVYLELQMERIPLDTERKALKVLRICEQRQMSEQVRSICKIMAMRALRNNRLGSALSWSIRAKDAAFATLISERFLQDYCARGTFSDLDLIDNLGPAMLLSDRLTFLGKYREFHKLYGEKRLREAAKLLLSLMTAKIAPRSFWVTLLTDALPLLEYKEVIFTSEQTYELIFCLEQLTSTSSNTTTAAASSTDTPMQDEDLEAKVELLRFALARNLAMAIINEGTVEV, translated from the exons ATGGAGGAGGTCGACGTTGACCCGACAATTACC ATTATTCCCACATCCAGTCATGTGAAACATTTGGGTTTTGCGTGGGGACCAGGAGATATCCTCGTGTATGAGACCCTTTACAAACCATCag GAGCTTCGGGGTCAAGCAAGACATTCGTCCACGAGGTCAGGAAAGATGAGGACATCTATTCCCCCATTTTGCGCAAACTCTTCAATGAGTCGCACCACATTTTTGTTGGCCTGCAGACAATCCGAGAGGAAATCCCCAGCAACAAGAAGAAGTCCCA ATTTGTCAGCATTAGTAAAAATTATAGATCTGTAATACGGGCCTGTATCGAGGAGCTTCAACAAGTTGCAG ttaatACCAAAGACTCGGCGGTGTGCACCCAGTATGGCAATCAG GTGTCAATCCTGTTGGCCATAGAACTCATCTGGAATCTTTGTGAAGTGCTCTTCATTGATGCTG CAGGCTCCCTGTTGCTCCACCTGCTGGACTGGGTGAGATTACATAAGGGAGAAGTCGACGAGAAAGCGGCGCACATGCTGCAAAGCGAAAGTCCCGCCGAGCACCGCGACTACTGGGACGTG gtggtgagctacGTGTTGCAGGGCCGTTTGGAAGAAGTCAGACAGCTGCTGGCGAAGCAGGCCACCCTCCAGCCCGCTGCcaagaacattttcaagctAATGGACAACCTGCTTAGCAAGATGCCCTTCTATAAT CCGGGTGGTGCCCAAACGCCGACAGAGTTTGACGTGAAGTGGCGACACTGGCACGGCGAAGTGGACTGCTGTGTCCAGGACAACTCGTTTGCCAGCAACCCACACCTGGAAGTCATATGCAAG ATCTTAGTGGGAGATGAAGACACTATGCTGGCACACAAAGAACTTCTGGGCACCTGGTACCACTTCCTGGTCACAAGACTGCTCTATTGCCACCCCACAGTCAAATCTACAGAGCTGCATTTCTATGCCCAG TCATGCATGACCATGTTTGTGGACCCCAGGAGTGTGCCAGAAGCCCTGGACAGCATCTTACTAGCCgcctttgagtttgacatccatCAGGTCATCAAGGACTGCAG CATTGCGCTCAACAACTGGTGGTTCGTGGCCCATCTGACAGATCTCCTCGATCACTGCCAGCTCCTCCAATCTCACAATCTACA ctTTGGCTCCAACTTGAGAGAGTTTCTTCTGTTGGAATACGCGTCTGGTCTCTTCACCCATCACAG TCTGTGGCAGCTGGCCGTGGACTACTTTGACCACTGCCAAGAGTTTGGCCGTGTCTACCTGGAGCTGCAGATGGAGCGGATCCCCTTAGACACCGAGCGCAAAGCCCTCAAGGTGCTCAGGATCTGTGAGCAAAGGCAGATGTCAGAGcaag TGAGAAGTATTTGTAAGATTATGGCCATGCGCGCTCTAAGGAACAACAGACTGGGTTCCGCTCTCTCCTGGAGCATCAGAGCCAAAGACGCTGCCTTCGCTACCTTAATTTCAGAGAG gtTTTTACAGGATTACTGTGCCAGAGGGACCTTTTCTGATCTGGACCTCATTGACAATTTAGGTCCGGCTATGCTGCTCAGTGACAGGCTCACTTTTCTCG GGAAGTACCGCGAGTTCCACAAATTGTACGGAGAGAAGCGCTTGAGGGAGGCGGCGAAGCTTCTCCTCTCCTTGATGACCGCAAAGATCGCCCCCAGAAGCTTCTGGGTGACTCTACTGACCGATGCTCTGCCGCTGCTCGAGTATAAAGAG GTCATCTTCACATCAGAGCAAACATACGAGCTTATCTTCTGTTTGGAGCAACTCACCTCCACGTCCTCCAACACCACCACCGCTGCTGCTTCCAGCACTGACACCCCCATGCAG GATGAAGACCTGGAGGCCAAAGTAGAGCTCCTGAGATTCGCCCTGGCCAGGAACCTGGCCATGGCCATCATCAACGAGGGCACAGTCGAAGTGTGA
- the LOC133415481 gene encoding small ubiquitin-related modifier 2 isoform X2, whose product MADEKPKEGVKTEGSEHINLKVAGQDGSVVQFKIKRHTALNKLMKAYCDRQLEMEDEDTIDVFQQQTGGVI is encoded by the exons ATGGCTGATGAGAAACCCAAG GAAGGAGTGAAGACTGAAGGTAGTGAACACATCAACCTGAAGGTGGCAGGCCAGGATGGATCCGTCGTGCAGTTCAAGATCAAAAGGCACACGGCGCTCAACAAACTCATGAAGGCCTACTGCGATAGACAG TTGGAAATGGAAGATGAAGACACGATTGACGTGTTTCAACAACAGACAGGAGGAGTGATTTAA
- the LOC133415481 gene encoding small ubiquitin-related modifier 2 isoform X1, which yields MADEKPKEGVKTEGSEHINLKVAGQDGSVVQFKIKRHTALNKLMKAYCDRQGLSMRQIRFRFDGQPINETDTPSQLEMEDEDTIDVFQQQTGGVI from the exons ATGGCTGATGAGAAACCCAAG GAAGGAGTGAAGACTGAAGGTAGTGAACACATCAACCTGAAGGTGGCAGGCCAGGATGGATCCGTCGTGCAGTTCAAGATCAAAAGGCACACGGCGCTCAACAAACTCATGAAGGCCTACTGCGATAGACAG ggACTGTCCATGAGGCAAATCCGGTTCAGATTTGATGGACAGCCAATAAATGAGACAGACACACCGTCACAG TTGGAAATGGAAGATGAAGACACGATTGACGTGTTTCAACAACAGACAGGAGGAGTGATTTAA
- the nup85 gene encoding nuclear pore complex protein Nup85 isoform X2: protein MEEVDVDPTITIIPTSSHVKHLGFAWGPGDILVYETLYKPSGASGSSKTFVHEVRKDEDIYSPILRKLFNESHHIFVGLQTIREEIPSNKKKSQFVSISKNYRSVIRACIEELQQVAVNTKDSAVCTQYGNQVSILLAIELIWNLCEVLFIDAGSLLLHLLDWVRLHKGEVDEKAAHMLQSESPAEHRDYWDVVVSYVLQGRLEEVRQLLAKQATLQPAAKNIFKLMDNLLSKMPFYNPGGAQTPTEFDVKWRHWHGEVDCCVQDNSFASNPHLEVICKILVGDEDTMLAHKELLGTWYHFLVTRLLYCHPTVKSTELHFYAQSCMTMFVDPRSVPEALDSILLAAFEFDIHQVIKDCSIALNNWWFVAHLTDLLDHCQLLQSHNLHFGSNLREFLLLEYASGLFTHHSLWQLAVDYFDHCQEFGRVYLELQMERIPLDTERKALKVLRICEQRQMSEQVRSICKIMAMRALRNNRLGSALSWSIRAKDAAFATLISERFLQDYCARGTFSDLDLIDNLGPAMLLSDRLTFLGKYREFHKLYGEKRLREAAKLLLSLMTAKIAPRSFWVTLLTDALPLLEYKEVIFTSEQTYELIFCLEQLTSTSSNTTTAAASSTDTPMQDEDLEAKVELLRFALARNLAMAIINEGTVEV, encoded by the exons ATGGAGGAGGTCGACGTTGACCCGACAATTACC ATTATTCCCACATCCAGTCATGTGAAACATTTGGGTTTTGCGTGGGGACCAGGAGATATCCTCGTGTATGAGACCCTTTACAAACCATCag GAGCTTCGGGGTCAAGCAAGACATTCGTCCACGAGGTCAGGAAAGATGAGGACATCTATTCCCCCATTTTGCGCAAACTCTTCAATGAGTCGCACCACATTTTTGTTGGCCTGCAGACAATCCGAGAGGAAATCCCCAGCAACAAGAAGAAGTCCCA ATTTGTCAGCATTAGTAAAAATTATAGATCTGTAATACGGGCCTGTATCGAGGAGCTTCAACAAGTTGCAG ttaatACCAAAGACTCGGCGGTGTGCACCCAGTATGGCAATCAG GTGTCAATCCTGTTGGCCATAGAACTCATCTGGAATCTTTGTGAAGTGCTCTTCATTGATGCTG GCTCCCTGTTGCTCCACCTGCTGGACTGGGTGAGATTACATAAGGGAGAAGTCGACGAGAAAGCGGCGCACATGCTGCAAAGCGAAAGTCCCGCCGAGCACCGCGACTACTGGGACGTG gtggtgagctacGTGTTGCAGGGCCGTTTGGAAGAAGTCAGACAGCTGCTGGCGAAGCAGGCCACCCTCCAGCCCGCTGCcaagaacattttcaagctAATGGACAACCTGCTTAGCAAGATGCCCTTCTATAAT CCGGGTGGTGCCCAAACGCCGACAGAGTTTGACGTGAAGTGGCGACACTGGCACGGCGAAGTGGACTGCTGTGTCCAGGACAACTCGTTTGCCAGCAACCCACACCTGGAAGTCATATGCAAG ATCTTAGTGGGAGATGAAGACACTATGCTGGCACACAAAGAACTTCTGGGCACCTGGTACCACTTCCTGGTCACAAGACTGCTCTATTGCCACCCCACAGTCAAATCTACAGAGCTGCATTTCTATGCCCAG TCATGCATGACCATGTTTGTGGACCCCAGGAGTGTGCCAGAAGCCCTGGACAGCATCTTACTAGCCgcctttgagtttgacatccatCAGGTCATCAAGGACTGCAG CATTGCGCTCAACAACTGGTGGTTCGTGGCCCATCTGACAGATCTCCTCGATCACTGCCAGCTCCTCCAATCTCACAATCTACA ctTTGGCTCCAACTTGAGAGAGTTTCTTCTGTTGGAATACGCGTCTGGTCTCTTCACCCATCACAG TCTGTGGCAGCTGGCCGTGGACTACTTTGACCACTGCCAAGAGTTTGGCCGTGTCTACCTGGAGCTGCAGATGGAGCGGATCCCCTTAGACACCGAGCGCAAAGCCCTCAAGGTGCTCAGGATCTGTGAGCAAAGGCAGATGTCAGAGcaag TGAGAAGTATTTGTAAGATTATGGCCATGCGCGCTCTAAGGAACAACAGACTGGGTTCCGCTCTCTCCTGGAGCATCAGAGCCAAAGACGCTGCCTTCGCTACCTTAATTTCAGAGAG gtTTTTACAGGATTACTGTGCCAGAGGGACCTTTTCTGATCTGGACCTCATTGACAATTTAGGTCCGGCTATGCTGCTCAGTGACAGGCTCACTTTTCTCG GGAAGTACCGCGAGTTCCACAAATTGTACGGAGAGAAGCGCTTGAGGGAGGCGGCGAAGCTTCTCCTCTCCTTGATGACCGCAAAGATCGCCCCCAGAAGCTTCTGGGTGACTCTACTGACCGATGCTCTGCCGCTGCTCGAGTATAAAGAG GTCATCTTCACATCAGAGCAAACATACGAGCTTATCTTCTGTTTGGAGCAACTCACCTCCACGTCCTCCAACACCACCACCGCTGCTGCTTCCAGCACTGACACCCCCATGCAG GATGAAGACCTGGAGGCCAAAGTAGAGCTCCTGAGATTCGCCCTGGCCAGGAACCTGGCCATGGCCATCATCAACGAGGGCACAGTCGAAGTGTGA